A part of Rattus rattus isolate New Zealand chromosome 4, Rrattus_CSIRO_v1, whole genome shotgun sequence genomic DNA contains:
- the LOC116898273 gene encoding LOW QUALITY PROTEIN: olfactory receptor 12-like (The sequence of the model RefSeq protein was modified relative to this genomic sequence to represent the inferred CDS: inserted 1 base in 1 codon) has product MATQVHRNGSLSAVSLQGFVLVGFGGSVETQALLFAVFLVMYVVTVLGXLTMIVVITLDARLHSPMYFFLKNLSFVDLCYSSVIVPKAMANLLSSTKGISFAGCATQFFFFSLLVTTESFLLAVMAYDRFMAICSPLRYPVTMCPMACARLVLGAYCGGCLHSIIESSLTFQLPFCSSNRIDHFYCDVPPLLQLACADTTLNELVMFGICGLIIVSTTLVVLVSYGYITVTILRMRSGSGRHKLFSTCGSHMTAVSLFYGTVFVMYAQPGALTSMEQGKVVSVFYTLVIPMLNPLIYSLRNKDVKDALRRLGQRHSLVKEDVQ; this is encoded by the exons ATGGCCACACAAGTGCACAGAAATGGAAGTCTCTCAGCAGTGTCCTTGCAGGGGTTCGTTCTGGTAGGGTTTGGGGGAAGTGTGGAGACCCAAGCTCTGCTCTTTGCTGTGTTCCTAGTCATGTATGTAGTTACTGTCCTGG ACCTCACCATGATTGTGGTCATCACTCTGGATGCCCGCCTACActcccccatgtacttcttcctcaagAACCTGTCCTTTGTTGACCTCTGTTACTCTTCTGTTATTGTCCCCAAAGCCATGGCCAACTTACTTTCTTCCACTAAGGGCATCAGCTTTGCAGGATGTGCCACtcagttcttctttttctcccttctggtTACTACTGAAAGCTTTCTACTGGCAGTCATGGCCTACGATCGCTTCATGGCCATCTGCAGTCCCCTGAGGTACCCTGTGACCATGTGCCCTATGGCATGCGCCCGTCTGGTCCTGGGTGCCTACTGTGGTGGCTGCCTGCACTCCATCATAGAGAGCAGCCTCACCTTCCAGCTGCCCTTCTGCAGCTCCAACCGTATCGACCACTTCTACTGTGATGTGCCCCCACTGCTCCAGCTGGCCTGTGCTGACACAACTCTCAATGAGCTTGTCATGTTCGGCATCTGTGGACTCATCATCGTGTCTACCACTCTCGTGGTCCTGGTCTCCTATGGCTACATCACAGTGACCATTCTCAGGATGCGCTCTGGGTCAGGGCGGCACAAGCTCTTCTCTACCTGTGGTTCACACATGACAgctgtgtccttgttttatggaACTGTGTTTGTCATGTATGCTCAGCCAGGCGCTCTGACATCCATGGAGCAGGGGAAAGTGGTCTCTGTCTTCTACACCCTGGTCATCCCCATGCTGAACCCCCTCATCTACAGCCTGCGCAACAAGGATGTGAAGGATGCCCTTAGGAGGTTGGGACAGAGGCACAGTCTTGTGAAGGAGGATGTGCAGTGA